A genomic region of Candidatus Pseudomonas phytovorans contains the following coding sequences:
- a CDS encoding LysR substrate-binding domain-containing protein → MNNLPSLDDLNIFLQVAKRASFAAVADELGMSAAYISKRIRMLEQNLEVRLLHRTTRRVTVSEEGERVYQWALQIFDAVQRMGDDISAQHREPAGQLRIASSLGLGRRFVAPALSELAERYPRLDIRLDVHDRLVDLIAEGVDLDIRVGNAIAPNLIAKPLARNRRVLCAAPAYLARRAAPKVLGDLASHDCLVIKERDHPFGVWQLLGPMGEESVRVTGGLSTNHGEVAHQWCLDGRGILLRSWWDVHDSLQDGRLVQVLEAYHQPADIWAVYTSPLASSAKVRVAVDFFRQYFAERYSLPE, encoded by the coding sequence GTGAATAATCTGCCCAGCCTCGACGACCTCAATATCTTCCTGCAGGTGGCCAAGCGCGCCAGCTTCGCGGCCGTGGCCGACGAGCTGGGTATGTCGGCGGCGTACATCAGCAAGCGCATCCGCATGCTTGAGCAAAACCTCGAAGTACGCCTGTTGCACCGCACCACCCGGCGGGTGACGGTGAGCGAGGAGGGCGAGCGGGTGTATCAATGGGCGTTGCAGATATTCGATGCCGTGCAGCGCATGGGCGATGACATCAGTGCCCAGCACCGCGAGCCAGCCGGGCAGTTGCGCATCGCCAGCAGCCTGGGCCTGGGCCGGCGGTTCGTGGCGCCGGCGTTGTCGGAACTGGCCGAGCGCTACCCGCGGCTGGACATTCGCCTGGATGTGCACGACCGCCTGGTGGACCTGATTGCCGAAGGTGTCGACCTGGACATTCGCGTAGGCAACGCCATTGCCCCCAACCTGATCGCCAAGCCGCTGGCACGCAACCGCCGTGTGCTGTGCGCCGCGCCGGCGTACCTGGCGAGGCGCGCTGCGCCCAAGGTGCTGGGCGACCTGGCCAGCCACGACTGCCTGGTGATCAAGGAGCGCGACCACCCGTTCGGGGTGTGGCAACTGCTGGGGCCGATGGGTGAAGAAAGCGTGCGGGTGACGGGTGGGCTGTCGACCAACCACGGCGAAGTGGCGCACCAGTGGTGCCTGGACGGGCGCGGGATACTGCTGCGCTCATGGTGGGACGTGCACGACAGCCTGCAGGATGGGCGCCTGGTGCAGGTGCTGGAGGCCTATCACCAACCGGCGGATATCTGGGCGGTATACACCTCGCCGCTGGCCAGCTCGGCCAAGGTGCGGGTGGCAGTGGACTTTTTCCGGCAGTACTTTGCCGAGCGCTATAGCTTGCCGGAGTAA
- a CDS encoding tartrate dehydrogenase, producing the protein MSKTFRIAAIPGDGIGNEVLPEGIRVVEAAARKHGLDISFEFFEWASCDYYLAHGKMMPDDWFEQLKGFDALYFGAVGWPDKVPDHISLWGSLLKFRRDFDQYVNIRPVRLFPGVPCPLAGREPGDIDFVVIRENTEGEYSSLGGRMFEGTENEFVLQESVFTRRGVDRILKYAFEVAQTRERKHVTSATKSNGMAVSMPYWDERTAAMAANYPEISWDKQHIDILCARFVLQPDRFDVVVASNLFGDILSDLGPACAGTIGIAPSANLNPERKFPSLFEPVHGSAPDIYGKNIANPIAMIWSGALMLDFLGNDGADPRYRAAHDDILNAIEQVIAAGDVTRDMGGQQSTQQVGQAITALIEA; encoded by the coding sequence ATGAGCAAGACGTTCAGAATCGCGGCAATCCCAGGCGACGGCATCGGCAACGAAGTACTGCCTGAAGGCATTCGTGTGGTCGAGGCGGCTGCGCGCAAGCATGGCCTGGATATCAGCTTCGAGTTCTTCGAGTGGGCCAGCTGCGACTACTACCTGGCTCACGGCAAGATGATGCCGGATGACTGGTTCGAACAGCTCAAGGGATTCGACGCGCTGTACTTCGGTGCTGTGGGCTGGCCAGACAAGGTACCGGACCACATCTCGCTGTGGGGTTCGCTGCTCAAGTTCCGCCGCGACTTCGACCAGTACGTGAACATCCGCCCGGTGCGCCTGTTCCCCGGCGTACCGTGCCCCCTGGCCGGCCGTGAACCCGGCGACATCGACTTCGTGGTCATCCGCGAGAACACCGAAGGCGAGTACTCCTCGCTGGGTGGGCGCATGTTCGAAGGCACCGAGAACGAGTTCGTGCTGCAGGAGTCGGTGTTCACCCGCCGTGGCGTCGACCGCATCCTCAAGTACGCCTTCGAAGTGGCCCAGACCCGCGAACGCAAGCACGTCACCTCGGCCACCAAGTCCAACGGCATGGCCGTGAGCATGCCGTACTGGGATGAGCGCACCGCAGCAATGGCAGCCAATTATCCGGAAATCAGCTGGGACAAGCAGCACATTGATATCCTCTGCGCCCGCTTCGTGCTGCAACCGGACCGCTTCGACGTGGTCGTGGCCTCGAACCTGTTCGGCGATATCCTGTCCGACCTGGGCCCGGCCTGCGCCGGCACCATCGGCATCGCGCCATCGGCCAACCTCAATCCCGAGCGCAAGTTCCCGTCGCTGTTCGAGCCGGTGCACGGCTCGGCGCCAGACATCTACGGCAAGAACATCGCCAACCCGATCGCGATGATCTGGTCCGGGGCACTGATGCTCGACTTCCTCGGCAACGACGGCGCCGATCCACGTTACCGCGCCGCCCACGACGACATCCTGAACGCCATCGAGCAAGTCATCGCCGCCGGTGACGTGACCCGCGACATGGGTGGCCAGCAGTCTACCCAGCAAGTGGGCCAGGCCATCACCGCGCTGATCGAAGCCTGA
- a CDS encoding BCCT family transporter encodes MSHKNKKIDVFLITMSLIAVLLTVIGLAAFPAQAESAANQLFELSTRTFGTSVQVLVFASTLAVLYLAFSKYGNIRLGSGKPEYATATWVFMFICAGMGSSTLYWGVMEWAYYYQTPGLNIAAATPKALEYSVGYSFFHWGISAWSIYALASLAMAYHFHVRKKSGLNLASVIEAVTGFKATGPVGRTVDLIFLLTMMGALTVSLALTASTLTRGLHDLTGTPDTFTVQLMVIGGVAVMFSLSSYIGIDGGLQRLSKMVCIGALVFAAVVLLVGPTQFTLNNTANSIGLMMQNYVHMSLFTDPAGDGAFTRNWTVFYWLWWVSYAPGVAMFVTRVSRGRQIKEVVLALLMGGSFGCWFFFGALESYSMHQFITGAVDVPKMLAEQGGESAVTHLLLALPWGQVFLGVYLFIMAIFCASHMDAAAYAVAATSTRNLREGDDPTPTHRLFWCVVLTLVPLAMLFAKASLSTMKTAVVLTAIPFMVILLVKIYGFFKWMIADYGQVPAHVIEEEAARLAGEAPAEHAPRSAAAVH; translated from the coding sequence ATGTCGCACAAGAATAAAAAGATTGATGTGTTCCTGATTACCATGAGCCTGATCGCCGTCCTGCTCACCGTGATCGGCCTTGCAGCCTTCCCCGCCCAGGCTGAAAGCGCCGCCAACCAGTTGTTCGAACTGTCCACCCGCACCTTCGGTACCAGCGTGCAGGTGCTGGTGTTCGCCAGTACCCTGGCCGTGCTGTACCTGGCCTTCAGCAAATACGGCAACATCCGCCTGGGCAGTGGCAAGCCTGAATACGCCACCGCCACCTGGGTGTTCATGTTCATATGTGCCGGCATGGGTTCGTCGACCCTCTACTGGGGCGTGATGGAATGGGCCTACTACTACCAGACCCCAGGCCTGAACATCGCTGCAGCCACCCCCAAGGCGCTCGAGTACAGCGTGGGTTACTCGTTCTTCCACTGGGGCATCAGCGCCTGGTCGATCTACGCCCTGGCCTCGCTGGCCATGGCCTACCACTTCCATGTACGCAAAAAGAGCGGCCTGAACCTGGCTTCGGTTATCGAAGCGGTGACGGGTTTCAAGGCCACCGGGCCGGTAGGCCGTACCGTCGACCTGATCTTCCTGCTGACCATGATGGGCGCCCTGACCGTGTCGCTGGCCCTCACCGCCTCTACCCTGACGCGCGGCCTGCATGACCTGACCGGCACCCCGGATACCTTCACCGTGCAATTGATGGTGATCGGCGGCGTGGCGGTGATGTTCTCGCTCAGTTCCTACATCGGTATCGATGGTGGCCTGCAACGCCTGAGCAAGATGGTGTGCATCGGTGCGCTGGTGTTTGCCGCGGTCGTGCTACTGGTGGGCCCGACCCAGTTCACCCTCAACAACACCGCCAACTCGATTGGCCTGATGATGCAGAACTACGTGCACATGAGCCTGTTCACCGACCCGGCGGGCGACGGTGCCTTCACCCGCAACTGGACGGTGTTCTACTGGCTGTGGTGGGTGTCGTATGCCCCGGGCGTGGCCATGTTCGTCACCCGCGTTTCGCGCGGCCGGCAGATCAAGGAAGTGGTGCTGGCCCTGCTGATGGGGGGCAGCTTCGGTTGCTGGTTCTTCTTCGGCGCGCTGGAAAGCTACAGCATGCACCAGTTCATCACCGGTGCGGTGGATGTACCGAAAATGCTTGCGGAACAAGGCGGCGAATCGGCCGTGACGCACTTGCTGTTGGCCCTGCCGTGGGGCCAGGTGTTCCTTGGCGTGTACCTGTTCATCATGGCCATCTTCTGTGCGTCGCACATGGATGCCGCGGCCTACGCGGTGGCTGCCACCAGCACCCGCAACCTGCGTGAAGGTGACGACCCCACGCCCACCCACCGCCTGTTCTGGTGCGTGGTGCTGACCCTGGTGCCGCTGGCCATGCTGTTCGCCAAGGCTTCGCTGTCGACCATGAAGACCGCCGTGGTGCTGACCGCAATCCCGTTCATGGTGATTCTGCTGGTGAAGATCTACGGCTTCTTCAAGTGGATGATCGCCGACTACGGCCAGGTACCGGCCCATGTCATCGAGGAAGAAGCTGCACGGCTGGCCGGTGAAGCACCTGCCGAGCATGCCCCGCGCAGCGCTGCTGCCGTGCATTGA
- a CDS encoding ring-hydroxylating oxygenase subunit alpha, which translates to MNDFKRLPADFCANAEEAFTIPANFYTKAAVFEHEKEAIFARSWICVGHRSEVADNNAYITREVIGESIIVVRGRDSVLRAFYNVCPHRGHQLLSGSGKAKNVITCPYHAWTFKLDGELAHARNCDNVVNFDKENSTLVQLRVEEYAGFIFINMDMDAGSVEDQLPGMQARMREACAVIDDLHLAARFVSDTPANWKSIVDNYLECYHCAPAHPGFSDSVDVGQYSHTMHGNWTLQYGLAKPSEQSFKFDENVKDPSFAGFWAWPCTMFNVPPGANFMTVIYEFPVDAETTLQHYDIYFLNKDITEEQQKLIDWYREVFRPEDLRLVESVQKGLKSRGYRGQGRIMADRERSGMSEHGIAHFHNLIAVAHLDD; encoded by the coding sequence ATGAACGACTTCAAACGCCTGCCCGCCGATTTCTGCGCGAACGCCGAAGAGGCCTTCACCATCCCGGCCAATTTCTACACCAAGGCCGCGGTGTTCGAACACGAGAAAGAAGCCATTTTCGCCCGCAGCTGGATCTGCGTAGGCCACCGCAGCGAAGTGGCAGACAACAATGCCTACATCACCCGCGAAGTGATTGGCGAAAGCATTATTGTCGTGCGCGGCCGTGACAGCGTGCTGCGTGCGTTCTACAACGTTTGCCCGCACCGTGGCCACCAGTTGCTCAGCGGCAGCGGCAAGGCCAAGAACGTCATCACCTGCCCGTACCACGCCTGGACCTTCAAGCTCGACGGCGAACTGGCCCACGCCCGCAACTGCGACAACGTGGTGAACTTCGACAAAGAGAACTCCACCCTGGTGCAGCTGCGCGTCGAGGAATACGCCGGCTTCATTTTCATCAACATGGACATGGACGCGGGCTCCGTCGAAGACCAGCTGCCAGGCATGCAAGCACGCATGCGTGAAGCCTGCGCGGTGATCGACGACCTGCACCTGGCCGCGCGCTTCGTCAGCGACACCCCGGCCAACTGGAAGTCGATCGTCGACAACTACCTTGAGTGCTACCACTGCGCCCCTGCCCACCCCGGCTTCTCCGACTCGGTCGATGTCGGCCAGTACAGCCACACCATGCACGGCAACTGGACCCTGCAATATGGCCTGGCCAAGCCTTCGGAGCAGTCGTTCAAGTTCGACGAAAACGTGAAAGACCCGTCGTTCGCCGGCTTCTGGGCCTGGCCGTGCACCATGTTCAACGTGCCGCCAGGGGCCAACTTCATGACCGTGATCTACGAGTTCCCGGTCGATGCCGAAACCACCCTGCAGCACTACGACATCTACTTCCTCAACAAGGACATCACCGAAGAGCAGCAGAAGCTGATCGACTGGTACCGCGAAGTGTTCCGCCCAGAAGACCTGCGCCTGGTCGAAAGCGTGCAGAAGGGCCTGAAATCCCGTGGCTACCGTGGCCAGGGCCGGATCATGGCCGACCGCGAGCGCAGCGGCATGAGCGAACACGGCATTGCCCACTTCCACAACCTGATCGCCGTGGCCCACCTCGACGATTGA